ATACCTCCGCATGGGGATACGATGGATGTTTATCAGGAGGCGTGGAACGGTTTCAATATATTGCATGGTAATGGACCAAAATCATGGGAAGGAGCTTACTTTGTTAAGGCATATAAGCAAGAATATCTGCAATACATTCGCTGGTTTGGTGATGGTTTTCCGATCGTGAAACATTATATTGCTCATCCTCCATTATTTTCTATCTTTGCAGCTATTCCCCCCATTATCTGTGGCGCAGATGAATTTCTTGATTGCAGAATGACAACAATTAATCTGACCCCTATTTTTTTCTCAACCCTTACTATTTTTATCATCTATATTGTTTCGTATAAAATTTATCAATCATATATGCTTTCGATAATGGCGAGTTTGATTTATGCTACAGTCCCTTTATTTGTTGCTGGTGGAAGAATTGCAAAAGGAGACTGCTTGCTGTCGTTTGTGCTCTTACTGGGTGTCTTGTTTGTATTAAAATATGTTGAGACTCAAAAAAAGACATATTTTCTGCTGGCGGGTTTCCTCGCGGGTGTTTCTTTCTGGAGTAAGGAAATCGGTATTTGTGCAGTCGTAATTATTCCATTGTTGTTAGGGAAGAAGGGGTTTATAAAAGAAGCTTTTATTGCTGCGGGAATAGGAGTGTTTATAGCTTCAAACTATATGTTGTATAATTTTTTAATTGACAAAGAAGTCTTCTTTAAGGTGATGGAACTGCGAGGCAAGTTCCAGGATACCGTGTTTAATATGGTAGTTACCTATTTGAAGGATCCAAGAATAACCCTTAACCATGCCGCATTCGGAAACGGCTATTTATTATGGTTCTGGATTGTTTTGGTTTATTCAATAGGTAAGCGTGATTTGGTAGTACCCATTACGGCCTTTATTTTTCTTATGTCGATTTGCGCCCTCTCTTCCGGAAATTTACCTTTTGGTTGGTTTTTGATACCGCTTTATCCGTTTATGGCGATTGCCGGAGCAGTGTTTTTAAAGGACTTTATTTCTAAGCCCAACACAGCAATGGCAATTTTCATTCTTCTCTTGCTTTTCGCAGTCCCGGTAAAAGAAATATTACCAAAAGATCTGCATACTATTCCCTGGTTATACCGGTATTATCTCGGAGCAGGGATACTTCCATTCCTGGCTTTCGACTTTTTGAATAACAGAATTACATCCGGAATTGCAAAGGTTTCAAGTTATATCTATATTTCATTCTTTATCATAATGAATGTCTATATTGTGTATCGATTGCCGGATCTGTACAATCCGCGGGTATAGTAAACATCCAAGATCTATGAAAATGCCACGTATGTCAAAAGGTAAGATCATAAAAAAAGGTATACAGATTGTTATATCTTTTGGTTTGCCGATTGCTTTTTTGTTGTATTTATTTTCCATTATAAAACTAGATGACCTGTTACTTACTATCAAAAGCGTTTCTCTGCCTTGGATATGCATAGGGTTTTTCTTCTATTGCGTAAACCAGGTATTTCGAAGTATTCGGTTTTATTGTCTTATCCATTCCATAAGACCAAATTTCAGGAAATTGTTCAAAGTTCAGTCTCTTTATATTGCTCTGAATTATTTACTTCCCTTTCGGACAGGTGAAATATCTTATGTATATCTGGCAAGAAGGTATCTTGATCTCCCCATGGCGAATTGCATTTCCTCACTGGTCGTCTCCCGGTTTTCAGATTATGTATTCTTAATGTTGTGCTATGTTTTTATCGCTTTTCATATGAAAATGGTGATTCCCCCATGGATTGGATTGATTGCAAAGGGAGGTGTGGTTTGTGCATTGCTGGCAGCGTTTTTCTTTTTTCTGTATGTGTTTAAAGATACCAGATACCTTTCTTCTTTTTTTCAGAAGATAAAAACCCATCCGTTCCGGTCAAAAAATTGGTTTATAAAACGGATCACGGAGCAATTGCAAAAGATCGTTTTAAGTTTTAAGGAAATAAGCAATGTGAGGATATTCATCCAAACGGTGCTCATGACGATTGCAGTCTGGTTTAGCATATTTTTGACCTTTTATATCATTGTTCATAGCATGGGACATCGAATCAGTTTTTTGCATATCATTCTTGTTGCGCTGATGGCAATGATGTCCAGAATGTTTCAAGGAGTGGCGAATCTTGGATCACATGAGATCGGCTGGTATGGGGCCTTACTTCTTGTTGATTTTTCAAATGAGGATGCCAGTCTTGTTGCGGTTTCTTCCCATATCATTATTTTGGGCTATACCCTCATAGTAAGCTTATATTCCAGGTTGACATTGAAATGCAATAACAGGCAAGATACATTGAAAATTTTATCCGAATGAAATTCCTTTACTGAAGAGTATTCACTTTCTTACCAACAATAATTTGATTTAAGAACAAGCAGTTTAATTGCCATAATTTCAGTATCCTTTCAAATACCATTTCGAAAGGCATTCCGACAGGGGATAACATAAATTGTTCTGCTTTTGCAATGACAAATCCACTTTCATCAAGCAATCGTCTCAATGTTTTTAAGGTAATACAGCTATTGTGTTCCTCTTTTTTCAAATGTCCGATACCGGTAGCAATATTTTCCCAGAATGGGTGTGGTGTTGTAAGGATGAAAATACCATTATTATTAAGAACACGAAATGCTTCAAACAACAATTTCCTTGGATCTGACAGATGTTCAATGATTGCAGTGGCAATAACAACGTCGACAACGTTGTTTTTTATCGGAAGAGATAGTGCATCTCCCTGAATCAAAGAAATCGATTTACTTTTATTGCATTGGATTAATGCTCTTGCATATTCAATACCTAAGCAGATGGCATTAGGAAAAGTTTCCTTTAATGAATTGAGCATAAGACCATCGGCAGCCCCAATATCTATTATAGTATTCGGTACCTCTGGATGGAATTCCTTAATATTTCTTATCACTTCATAAGTCCTTCGTCTAAGTCGATAAATATGTGATCGTTTTTTCTGTCTTGCAATTGCATATTCTCCGTCCAAAACACCTTTCATGGTTGCATCCCAAATACCTTTAAACCGGTGCGAGCCATTCTTTTCAATTCATCAAAAGAACGTATGTGGGTAAGTTTTTTTAAAATATAACTTGGTCTGGTATAAAAATTCTTATATGCATAAACAATCAATTCTTGAAGTTCTTCCCGTGTAAAGTTCTCTTCCCGGCACCGGGATTGAAAACCCGGTGTTGTGTTTTGCGCAAATTCACGCCGGAAATCGGTTTTGATGATACTATCTTTCAATCCTCAACTCCTTAACCCCTTTTTGCCGACTAATTGGGAAGAGAACCACACTTTTTCTTTACGAACCTCAACATCCTCTGCTCCTGCGTTTATTAATAACATAGATTCTTTGTTCAATTCGGTTTTCCGTTTTACGGAAAATGTTATTGAACGGGGATAGCACAGGTATACACGTTTTCTTTTCCGAGCAGCATTTTTGGCCTTTTCGGCGCTTCCCAGTAAACCTCAATACGGCAACCTCCGCCGTTGTTAAAATATTTTATTTTTATGTCATGGTACCCTTTGGGCAAGTATACAGTATCTTTTTTCGTCCTTGTGCCATGTACGCCGCCGTTATCTACTACCAGTTTTTCGTTAATATAAAGATAAGAGCCGTCATCTGATATGGTAAGAAATTTGTAATTCCCGTCTTCAGGAGCAAATAAACTCCCACTCCAAATGATGCTATAGTTTTTTTCCGTAAAAATATCTTTAAAAGAATCGGTATTAAAAGATATCCTGTCGTCATACCGAACTAATTTTGGCCTGCCTTTAAACGATTCGTTCTGGTAGTACCTGCCTAAAAATCCCGGCTGCGAAATATATCCGCTGGTATCCTCCTGAGTTGATACCCTACGTCCCCCAAAAATTCCTATCGCGATTTGCAATCCTATAATGCCGACAAGTAAAACGATTAAGGCTATCTTGAAATAACCAGAATTTTTTTTCAACGTTGCAATACCCCCCTGCATACTGGAAACAAAAAACGAACGGGTAAAAAGGTCTGTTACCTTCAGTTCCGCTTTGCGAATAAAGTATATCACACAGACAATGATTACTACGTAATACGGTAGAAGCGATAAAGCGTTTGGCAAAAAGATAACATTCCCTAAATTATAAGAATTGAATGCATCCGAATAAACATTTTTTGTAAATACCGCGTGCTTATTAATTCCCAAATTCGACGTAAAGAAGTTTTTCGCATACAGGCCCAGTAACGGGTTTTTGTAGCCGTACGGAGTTTCCGGCGTGACGGCAACTGCCATAAGCATGAAAAAAAAAGATACGAATACCACGCATATCGATATCTTTGGAAATTTTTTAGCAAAAAAAGCGATAAGCAGGGCCATGAATGGTACTCCTGCCACAAGATGTCTCGGACCCAGAGACCATCCTCCATACCAATACCGATATGAAGCATTCATGATAAAATAAAAGATGACAATGAGAATACAAAGAAGAAATTCCCTGAAAATTCCCTTTTTTTTGAGAAAAAAATACATACCGGGGAACAATAACAGGAGGAAGGGGCAATAATAAAATTCACCCCTGAAAGGATGAAACGATATTTTGTATAGTCGTGCAAGGGTTGGCAGGGAAAGGGTTTTTACCGTTTCATTTAAACCCACGGGGGCGCTCTGGTTTTTAGCAAAATGAGAAAAGTAGCTGAATTGTATAGGATTTTCAAAACACAAATAATTATAAAACAATAAAAGTAACGCAGGAAATGAAGAGCCGATCAGAAAGAATACGATCTGTTTTTTTTTATGAAAAAACAGCGAAAGCGCATAGCCAAACAATACCAGCCAGCAAAAGATACTAGGATATTCAACAATTACCGCATAACCCGATAATAAACCACCCAGAAAAAAACCAGTAGGGCTTGGTGTATCTCTGTTTTTTTGAATGAATATTAAATAAAAACCGATGAAGGAGAACGCGGCCGCAACTTGATGCGCGTACATAAGTGTGGCATAGGCATAAGCATTTGTACCAAAACCATATCCCGCGGCGCAAATGAATGCTGCCATAGTAGATTGTGTTAAATCTTGAACGAAATGAAAGAACACCACGCACAAGACGGCTGAA
The DNA window shown above is from Candidatus Brocadiaceae bacterium and carries:
- a CDS encoding PA14 domain-containing protein, producing MLLLGGIYAGFRLLLPVHGLTGYYLSFPEKRKNSIVNPIRISTAELRQGLKKRVYKGYPKKKLIEETIEDTPVNFVWHTENNKRYDSPFTIEWFGLLKIEQSGNYTFLLSSDDGSELYMNGTKIIDNWGIHGNTEKQQTVFLKPGFYRFHARYFDQSGGAIFNLKWKSPHKKEELISSGQFYHEKETKAPEAVDYEIPYTLEIKPHETINDQNIVFKKLDRTLGFTNQGILRTYYVNYWDNDRFEPPGDSPDFNIIWKGFLWIPKEGDYTFDIDTDGSAILFVGEEGFTRTYRSRNVSKEQMYLKKGFQPVQLNFFSTSRLAKLTILWKKPGESKFTGISQRFFKPAEDLGMFSGIRIWCAIGFIMVPIVIVAGTLFSTRRTIKSFIRSYFVYGKQNWPTVAIPVIIILGAILRLDNYSVIPPHGDTMDVYQEAWNGFNILHGNGPKSWEGAYFVKAYKQEYLQYIRWFGDGFPIVKHYIAHPPLFSIFAAIPPIICGADEFLDCRMTTINLTPIFFSTLTIFIIYIVSYKIYQSYMLSIMASLIYATVPLFVAGGRIAKGDCLLSFVLLLGVLFVLKYVETQKKTYFLLAGFLAGVSFWSKEIGICAVVIIPLLLGKKGFIKEAFIAAGIGVFIASNYMLYNFLIDKEVFFKVMELRGKFQDTVFNMVVTYLKDPRITLNHAAFGNGYLLWFWIVLVYSIGKRDLVVPITAFIFLMSICALSSGNLPFGWFLIPLYPFMAIAGAVFLKDFISKPNTAMAIFILLLLFAVPVKEILPKDLHTIPWLYRYYLGAGILPFLAFDFLNNRITSGIAKVSSYIYISFFIIMNVYIVYRLPDLYNPRV
- a CDS encoding flippase-like domain-containing protein, producing the protein MSKGKIIKKGIQIVISFGLPIAFLLYLFSIIKLDDLLLTIKSVSLPWICIGFFFYCVNQVFRSIRFYCLIHSIRPNFRKLFKVQSLYIALNYLLPFRTGEISYVYLARRYLDLPMANCISSLVVSRFSDYVFLMLCYVFIAFHMKMVIPPWIGLIAKGGVVCALLAAFFFFLYVFKDTRYLSSFFQKIKTHPFRSKNWFIKRITEQLQKIVLSFKEISNVRIFIQTVLMTIAVWFSIFLTFYIIVHSMGHRISFLHIILVALMAMMSRMFQGVANLGSHEIGWYGALLLVDFSNEDASLVAVSSHIIILGYTLIVSLYSRLTLKCNNRQDTLKILSE
- a CDS encoding class I SAM-dependent methyltransferase; the encoded protein is MKGVLDGEYAIARQKKRSHIYRLRRRTYEVIRNIKEFHPEVPNTIIDIGAADGLMLNSLKETFPNAICLGIEYARALIQCNKSKSISLIQGDALSLPIKNNVVDVVIATAIIEHLSDPRKLLFEAFRVLNNNGIFILTTPHPFWENIATGIGHLKKEEHNSCITLKTLRRLLDESGFVIAKAEQFMLSPVGMPFEMVFERILKLWQLNCLFLNQIIVGKKVNTLQ
- a CDS encoding PA14 domain-containing protein encodes the protein MKTLEPTTRQYLVIYKKEIALFLLFFLAYGYFFHGGGANQNATYDQIRSIVEYGDLSIKRFSQNTHDVSVHGSAVYPNKAPGLTFLGVPIGFVLFNLKPLFLYFMEEDTYFLLICHLIAWWTVGLTSAVLCVVFFHFVQDLTQSTMAAFICAAGYGFGTNAYAYATLMYAHQVAAAFSFIGFYLIFIQKNRDTPSPTGFFLGGLLSGYAVIVEYPSIFCWLVLFGYALSLFFHKKKQIVFFLIGSSFPALLLLFYNYLCFENPIQFSYFSHFAKNQSAPVGLNETVKTLSLPTLARLYKISFHPFRGEFYYCPFLLLLFPGMYFFLKKKGIFREFLLCILIVIFYFIMNASYRYWYGGWSLGPRHLVAGVPFMALLIAFFAKKFPKISICVVFVSFFFMLMAVAVTPETPYGYKNPLLGLYAKNFFTSNLGINKHAVFTKNVYSDAFNSYNLGNVIFLPNALSLLPYYVVIIVCVIYFIRKAELKVTDLFTRSFFVSSMQGGIATLKKNSGYFKIALIVLLVGIIGLQIAIGIFGGRRVSTQEDTSGYISQPGFLGRYYQNESFKGRPKLVRYDDRISFNTDSFKDIFTEKNYSIIWSGSLFAPEDGNYKFLTISDDGSYLYINEKLVVDNGGVHGTRTKKDTVYLPKGYHDIKIKYFNNGGGCRIEVYWEAPKRPKMLLGKENVYTCAIPVQ